Within Pseudomonas alloputida, the genomic segment CTTCTATTGTTTGACCGATGAAACCGCCCCCCTATGCCTGAAGTACACCCCCGCACTGCTCCCAACGCCAAGGCCAAGGCCAATGAAAGCGAATCCGAACCGCTTGCCCGTCGTGGGCGCCCGGTTGGCGATCGCGACGCCAAAAGGTCCGAGTTGCTGGCGGCGGCGATCGCGGTGATCGCGCAAGAAGGCTATGCCGGTGCCACCATGCGCAAGGTGGCGCAGCACGCCGGGTGCACCACAGGCGCGGTGACCTACTACTTCGCCAACAAGGAAGAAATGGTCAGTGCCGTTGCGCAGACCCTGTTCGACAAAGTCGACGCACTGCTGGACATCGACCTCGATCAGGTCGACATCAAGTCGCTTATTGAGCAGTGGCACCAATGGATCAGCCTTGACGAGCCAGGCAACTGGCTTGCATGGCTGCAACTGCTCACCCATGCCCGGCACCAGCCCGCGTTCGCCAGTGTCATCAAGCAGCGCTATACCAACTTCCGCGAGGTGGCCACTTCGGTGCTGGAGGCCGGCCAGCGCCAGGGCCAGATCCGTGAAGATGTGCCGGCCGATGTGTTGGCCGATCACATTGCCGCGTTCAGTGATGGCTGGCTCATGATGCTGCCTTTCGAGTCCGAACCCGTTAGCGCAGAGCGCGGGAAAGCCTTGATTGACGCCTTCATTGTCATGATTTCTCCACCCAAAACCGCCAAGTCCTAAGTCGCCTCCCGGTAGACCCGGCGCCTTCCCTGGAAGGCGTCACCCCCACCAAACCGCTCGTGTCTTCGCCGCCTTCCGTCGTCGCGCAACTGCCGCCCCGCGCCTTGCCGATCCAACCCAAGCACCAGGCCCCGATAGCGCCTGCCCTGCTTTTTGCAGGCTCTGGCGCCATTGCGTCTTGCATGTAAGCAAAACTCCTGTATTTTACAAAACACTTGATATAACAAATAAAACACAACCAAGTGGCAGGAGCGAAAATGGGCTTTAGCACCAAGGCGCTGTCGCGGTCCGAGCAGGCATGCCAGGGCTACCGGATCCTTATTCCACAAAGACGCAGGTTGCCTGAAATTGACGACCTCACCTTCCTCCACCTCTCCAAACCTGGCCTCGGCCTGACCCTCCACGCAATCGGGCGGCCAATTCGCAACGGGGCACGGAGGGGCGCCATGATCACGTAACGCCAACTTACGCTGTCGAAGGACAGCCCTTTGTCCGACGTGTCGCGATAGCACGCCCTGCCAAAAGCGCACCGGCTATTGCGGCCCTGCTTGCCTGCAATTTGCCCTTCGTCCCGACGAGGCCCGCACAGCCCATGTTCAAAAACATTCCGCTCACCTTGAAACTCTTCCTGCCACCTGCCATCGCCCTGTTCGGCATGTTGCTGTTCGTGGGCTACACCGCGGTGCAACTGGACGACAACGACAACCGATTGGTGTCGCTCGAAAAACAGCGCTACCCAACGCTGGAAGCTGCCGACAACGTGATCTTCCAGTTCTCCCGCCTGCCCGGCCTGCTCAACAGCGCCGTGGCAGCGGGCGAGCGGGACACCTTGGATGAAGCGAGCGACGTGCTGGCCGACGTCCATGCGCGGCTGCGCGACCTGGAACCGCTGACCGCTGAACGGGCCGACCGACACCGGGAAATTCAAGCCTGGTCGGCGGCGATCAAGCGCTACGCCGATAACGCGTTCGCCTCCTCCGGGCAACTGCTCGATGGGGCGGCGTTCGATGATTTACGCCCCCATTTTGATCGCATGGCCAGCGACCTCAAGAACGCCCAGGCGCTCGGCGAGCAGTTTCGCAGCCACGCCTACGCCGACTTCCAGAGCAGCTTGACCCAAGTCCGCGCCGACAACGCCACCACCACGCGCG encodes:
- a CDS encoding TetR/AcrR family transcriptional regulator encodes the protein MPEVHPRTAPNAKAKANESESEPLARRGRPVGDRDAKRSELLAAAIAVIAQEGYAGATMRKVAQHAGCTTGAVTYYFANKEEMVSAVAQTLFDKVDALLDIDLDQVDIKSLIEQWHQWISLDEPGNWLAWLQLLTHARHQPAFASVIKQRYTNFREVATSVLEAGQRQGQIREDVPADVLADHIAAFSDGWLMMLPFESEPVSAERGKALIDAFIVMISPPKTAKS